TGAGGAACTGCCGCCAACTCAGCCTCAGCCAGACAACGTGGATGCTAATGTGAAGGAGCAGCACGTGGAGGACGATCTGCAGtcggcggaggagcaggaacacGATCCGGACATCGTAGAAACCCAACCCGCTGCCTTGATAGGCAATGAGACCTCCGCCGTTCTGGAGGCCCAGCCGGGATTCCTGGGCAAGAGCTCACACAGCACCGACGCCCTGACCAAGAAGTTTCCCCAGCAGACGGAAACGGTGGCAGCAGACCGAGCCAAGGACGATCCCGTCTACCGCCTGGTGCAGTCCGCCTCTGGGCAGGATCAGGCGCCCAAGCCCGACGAGTCCGTGCTGCCGCCCTTCCAGCTGGACTGCTGGAGTGTGTCCAGTTGCGTCCTGGCGGCCCAGTACAACCACACCATTGACGTGGAGCAGTTCTGTCCCACCCTGGGCAGTTACCTCAATGTCAGCTATGTGGTTCCGGTCTCGCGATATCTGCAGGCCAGTAGTCTGGAGCTCCATCTGAGGTTAGTTGAGGATTCTTTAAGAGAAGTATCTGAATTTGCTAAGATAGTATCTCAAAGATACAGTTACTACTCTCCATCACAAGTACAAGGAGTGTTAATGAATCCTTCACAATCATATCTTAAAAACACCTTCTATATCCAACAGCTCCAACAAGCCGCTGCAGTGGTCCATCTGCGTCGATGAGGATCAGGCCAAGCCGAGTGCCAACGCCCAGCTGAACGAGGACGATGAGCCCGAGTCCACCAGCGGAGTGAAGATCCTCAAGCAGCAGGGCAAGAACAAACTGAGCCTGGCCCTGGATCTTCCCGCCCGTGGCTACTTCCTACGGGAGTTCATGCTCCGCGCCAGCCACGACCTAGAGCAGGTGGGTTATCCGGGCTCATTCCCGCAAAATCCAGCGACTCTAGCCAtcttttttttgcagcaaAAACTGTGCGACGACAACGCTCACCTGGCAAACCCCATACTCCAGTACAACTTTAGGATCGTAAGAGAATGTGATTAGTATACAGCTTAATTTATGGCACGGACCGAATCTGAACTCCAAAGTATGTGGTGTGCTGCATGTTTCGATGTTGCGGATGTGTCCTGGCACCCAACGCGGAAAAATCGTTTGAATTaggaaaattcaaaaattaaataatcaaaaactGTTGATCAGCGAGCGGAAGTTGAAAATGAATACATTTATACGTATAGAAAACAAATCatcaataaatgcaaaacaattatcgaccatttaaataaaatatgtagagAAATCTTTTAAGACCGTCTTTTAATACGATTCCTACTAGTCCTGTAAAACATTCCTAGGAATCCAAAACTTATATTTTCGAAAGTCAATACAAGATACTATTATTAAGCTCATAAACCATTTTATAGAGAACACAGAAACATATGTACGTGATAATAATGCACTTTACTATTAAACAAAAGGGAAACTTAACATATAACCGACCGGCGATTCTCTAAACGGCGAACGGCTGGTCCTTGCCATCCTCGTGGTACTTGATGTATGTTTCCCCGTGGGTAAAGTCCTTGGTTCCCTCCAGGCGACCACGGGGCGGGGCCTTCTCGTAGTCGAAGGCCTTCTCGGACTTGCCGAACAGCTGGTTGGCCATCTCGATGTCCTCGCGGTACTTGCCCACGACCACCTTCTTTCCAGTGAGTGGGTCCGTTATGTCACCCAGCGGATAGACCACTTTTTCCACGTTGTGCGTGATGAGGCGGGTGAGGCGCTCGGGGAGTTCCCGTATCAGGACCACGTCCCCGGTCTTGCACACCTTCTGCGGATCGTGGGCGAAGAAGAACTCGTCCTTTTTGAAGTACTGCGAGTAAAGTAGATGAAAGTATATGAAATCTCCTGAGGCGAGAATTATGTATGTTTTGCTGACCATATTCAGGTTCTTGTCCAGCTCCATGCGGCGAATGCGGATCTTGGAGGCATTCTGCTTGATGCAGGGCATGCACTGGCCCATTAGAAGGAGTCCTCGCCTCGACATTACGCTACAagactttaatttaaaagtttagaaaaataaacaaccgGTTGAAAGCGACAGCTGGTCGATCACTCGCGATAGTATCGATATCAATATTTGGGTTGAAAATATAAGTTCTTCTTCTTATGCAGCTGTTTTAGATTTCAAAATTCCCGCCAATTGCAATCAGCATGCAAGTCCCGTTAGAAAGTAGGGAAGGTTGACTTTTCATAATGATAAGCAAGTGGATCCTTGGAcaaaacttttgcactttattattaacaaattAGGAGCTATGAACAACTTAATTTCTAAATGAAATGCTAGTAAGAACGAACTAaccaataattaaaaacgcttACTCTAAACTAATAtgcattcaaatttattttattttcaaataatacaaattgttaattaaaaatgtatttaacagATTGACTCACGAAGACATATCGCAAGGTTCCCACGATATCGATATCTGCATGCAATGCAGTGCTGCGCAAAGCTATCGTCGCACTTATCGATAGACCGCGCGCTCCACGTGTTTTTCGTTCATTTTCTCGCAGCGCGCAACACGTGCGGAGGTTTCTCTCCGTCTATTAGTGCATTTAGCAGAAAACGTAGATAAAATGGCCGACGTGGGTAAGTCTCAAAAGTGATAAATTAAAAGAGGCCCCAATTAAACGGATAATGCGCCCACAGAAGTACGCAaggagaagaaaaagaagaagatcAAGGAGGAGCCCTTGGACGGCGATGACATTGGCACGCTGCAGAAGCAGGGCAACTTCCAGATCAAGCCCTCCTCCAAGATCGCCGAGCTGGACACCTCGCAATGGCCGCTGCTCCTGAAGAACTTCGACAAGCTGAACATCCGTTCCAACCACTACACTCCGCTGGCTCACGGATCGTCGCCCCTGAACCGCGACATCAAGGAGTACATGAAGACGGGCTTCATCAACCTGGACAAGCCCTCCAACCCCAGCTCTCACGAGGTGGTGGCCTGGATCAAGAAGATCCTCAAGGTGGAAAAGACGGGCCACTCCGGCACTCTGGATCCCAAAGTCACGGGTAAGTAAAGCGCGTGTTCGCCTCCCCCCGTACAAACCTAACCTCACTGTGTGCcgcgtgttttttttttctggcaGGTTGCCTGATTGTCTGCATCGACAGGGCCACCCGACTGGTAAAGTCCCAGCAGAGCGCCGGTAAGGAGTACGTGGCCATCTTCAAGCTGCACGGAGCCGTGGAGTCGGTGGCCAAGGTGCGTCAGGGTCTGGAGAAGCTGCGCGGTGCCCTCTTCCAGCGACCTCCGCTCATCTCCGCCGTAAAGCGTCAGTTGCGCGTTCGTACTGTCTATGACAGCAAGCTGTTGGACTACGATGAAAGCCGCAATATGGGTAAGTCAGAAATTTCGTTTGTCTACTTTCGTCCAGAGCTGGTGCGTCGCTGCTGGATTCGTTTATCCTGCAGAGGTTCAGCCCGCTCAAGCCAGTGAAACACCAGTATTTGCCTAACTACGCAAATGCACAACGTAATTGTTAAAACCTCGTCTTTTTCTCTCCTCCAATTCTGCCTACTCACGTGCTCAGGTGTTTTTTGGGTTAGTTGTGAGGCCGGTTCCTATATCCGTACCATGTGCGTGCATTTGGGTCTCGTACTGGGTGTCGGTGGCCAGATGTTGGAGCTCCGTCGTGTCCGCTCGGGCATTCAGTCTGAGCGCGATGGCATGGTGACCATGCACGATGTTTTGGACGCCATGTGGCTGTACGAAAACCACAAGGACGAGTCTATGCTGCGACGTGTGATCAAGCCGCTCGAAGGTCTGCTGGTCAACCACAAGCGCATCATTATGAAGGACAGCTCGGTAAGTTTGGGAACTGGGTTTTTACGAACTACCCCATGATATTAAGCCGGCAGGTGCTTGCAAACCCCACGGGCACCTGTGACTATGATTGGGAACAACAAAGCTGCTGATGTGTGTATGTTGGGCAGCGCTGTTATCCTGCGCGCTTGACAAAGAATATTCGGTCGACATTTCCTCCGGCAAAACCCCCTTATGATGTCAACTAACAGCCACTTCTTTCTCCAGGTCAACGCCGTTTGCTATGGTGCCAAGATTACATTGCCAGGTGTCCTGCGCTACGAGGACGGCATCGAGATCGATCAGGAGATCGTCATTTGCACCACCAAGGGTGAGGCCATTTGCCTGGCCATCGCCCTCATGACCACAGCCACCATGGCCTCCTGTGACCATGGTGTGGTGGCCAAGATCAAGCGAGTGATCATGGAGCGCGACACATACCCACGCAAGTGGGGATTGGGCCCAAAGGCGTCGGCCAAGAAGGCGCTCATTGCCGCCGGCAAGCTAGACAAGTTCGGAAGGCCCAATGAAAACACACCGAAGGAGTGGCTGACTGGTTATGTCGACTACAATGCCAAGAAGGCAGCAGCTCAAGAAGTTACCCCCTCGAATGGCTCCAGTGAACCCAGCAAAGTatgtttttgaaattgatttcattcCGCTGCTAGTTACTAACTAAATGTGTTTCTACAGCGCAAGTTAAGCACCTCCAGCGTTGAGGAAACTGCGGCGGTCGCGGGATCCGACGAGACTCCTTCCAAggacaaaaagaagaagaagaagaagcacaagGGCGATGAGGAGGCCCCAGAAGCTGCTGAGGAGGAGGCAGAGCCAGTagagaaggagaagaaaaagaagaagaagaaggacaAGGATAGGGAGAAAGACGAAGCTCAGGAATAGAAATCTATAGTTTCTGTAGGATTAGGTTTTAAAGAGAACTCTACGCTTTTTTGTAGAGCCACCTACCAATTGCTAGCTGTTAGGTTTAAGGAGTGTTTTTATGTGTAGAAGtgcatacaaattacaaatgcatttaagtGACATTCGCAATgcaataaattgtatattttattgtggAACTCTTTTGCTAGTTTTTTAAGGACTCAGCTTTTCTTTAGGTTTTTCAGTTAGAAAGGCAGGGCTCTGCAGACTAAAGGTGAGTTTCATATTACATATTTGAGTGCCTTCAAGTGTGGCTTTCCTTTTCGTTATCTGATGAGCATTAACTTTCGCCCCTATCTGAAATTGAAACTTCTCATGTTGAATGCGAGATTGGTCTTACTGAAAATAACGCAAAATAGGAAAGCTCATTTGAGTTGCTTGATTATCTGCTAACCTCTTATTAACTAAATTGTTGTTTCCATTTCTTGTAGCTTGGAATTCTGCTCAAAGGACAAAGTGGAGTGACAGTGAGCATAAGGTAAATCTCAATTTGATTACCTTTTTTTACATTGTAATAGTTCTGATGAGCATTAACTTTCGCCCCTATCTGAAATTGAAACTTCTCTTGTTGAATGCGAGATTGGTCTTactgaaaaactaaaaactataaaaacgtTGGCTATCTTCGTCTGAATCCAATATAATTCAAATCCAACATCTATTTACAGATCAGCGGGACAAAATCAATAAACGTGCTTCGAATAAACATAGGAATTAAGGTAAGAccacattcatttaaaatttactaATTCTTATGATGAGCATTAACTTTCGCCCCTATCTGAAATTGAAACTTCTCCTGTTGAATGCGAGATTGGTCttactgaaaaaaaaaattcgcttaaaaacaacgaaaatttgtttgcacgTACTTTAAcccaattatttttattctcttTACAGACTGGTTACATGTGATGCCATATATATGGGACTGCTTTTTCAATAAAAGaggtaaatattaaattactaAATGTTACTAAAGAGTTTTTTAAATGATGAGCATTAACTTTCGCCCCTATCTGAAATTGAAACTTCTCCTGTTGAATGCGAGATTGGTCTTACTGAAATGCCTCACATGTAAAAACAAGCCTCaattttttcaattgcatttctAAATAAGGGTTACTATCTATTTTCAGATGGGTTCATCAAGAgatttattgaaaaaaattgaatacCACAGGAATCTATAAAGGTAAATATACTTAAAAcgaactattttttttttacgagaATCTTTCGTTCTGTTACAAAACCTTTAAATCTTACCtgatgtaaaaaaaaaactgaaatatgtGGCATGATTTTCACATTAACCGCAACAAATCCTACTCCAATAGGTCCTACTGACAATTCTCACAAAACTAATGCACTTGCCCAATATAATAACAACCTTGCCTAACAATTGACTCTCGTTTGCCTTTTCAGTTCGCATGGCATGTTGTTGAGACAAcaaggtaaataaaaaagctcatttgaaaagtttctagtgaaaatgatgaaaagaaaaaaatgaattatgtgGCATGATTTTCACATTAACCGCAACAAATCCTACTCCAATAGGTCCTACTGAATGTTTTCACAAGAAACTAAATGTGTGATTTAACCAGACTTTATTCTAAATGAAGTATTTCTTCTAATTGCAGTTGTGCTTTTGGCGACTTTCCACCGACCTTGCTACAATTTAATTCCCTTGCATGCACTTTTTCAGGTACAGCACTGCCCAAAACATCATATTGTTAGAATCcttcgaaaatcaaataaaagaaacaaaagcacGTGACTTCTTTTTAATTGGACTAGGTCATGCGTGCTCATAACCTAAAACACAGCTGAAATCTTTGGCCTGCTTGTTTTGGGCGGGCAATCGTGGGTCAGGGGTGCGAAAAAGCGCGCAAGAAGAAGAGTGACGACGGTCGGATGAAGAACTTAACCACcgatttgtgtgtgtgaaaaatcAAGCTACAATATCGATCTTCGTGTCGTATGGCAATGTTTGATTGTGGTCGGCCTGCTCAGATGTATAAACACGTTTTTCGCGGACCCGAAAATATCAGCTTGAGTTTTTTCCTACCTAAGCAGCTCTGCGTTCCATTCCGACATCCCCTGCCGCGCTGCCTATCGGACGCCATGTTGGAGTTATCGCAGTGTGTTTGTCTGTCActatttgtgtgtgtattcGCCTATGCTTTTTTCCGTCGCGTTGTCAACGAGAGCAGCAGGTTAATtgtgaaaataatttcaaactttggGGCGCAGTTGCGGATTTCCAATTGCCGGCGAACCAACAGACTCCAATTCGTGGCTCTCAGTGCAGGTAAGTGGTCCCCAAAAGCTGCTACATTGCAATGCAGCAGGACATTTGCCGGTGAGCGAGAATTGTGCGGAGTGTAGAGGGTGCTTTTGAGTAACGCATGCGATCGTGTGCGTTTGTATCCATTGCGCCGCCATGTTGGATTTTCACTTTGAGGTTATTGATTAGTTTTCAGCAAGAACGGGACTTGGTTTTAAAATAACCGTTTAGTGTGCAGAATTAATCAAGTACACTCAATTATTAGGAAACCCATGCCAAAGTTATTATATTTCTGGGGGTGAATAGTTAAAGTGGTCTAGGCGATTTTAACTTAAGCAACGTCGCAGGTAGAATATCGCTGCTGTTCAAAAAGCAGGATGTACTGTACATCGTTCTTGTTTTGAAATGATTTGCATTGGTATTCGTTTCAGTTATTTTAGTTTCATTTGCATCTAGTAGTTATCAAAAACCTATAGAATTAGTGTTGGGAAAAAACAGTTTTACATAAAATAGTTGTCTTTTTACTCACCCTCTGCAGCACGTTTCGAATCTATACGCATACATAGCACCAGGTATAACCCATTATCAGGTAGCCAAATCTAAATAGTGTTGAGTGCTGTAAAATCAGGACATTTTCCGAAGTTCTCGCCTTCTTTTTCCAACATATTCGCGTAACCCATTTATCGGTAATCGGAAGACGCACGTGCGCCACCCCCTCTCCGTACCAATCTTGctgaagcaacaacaacagccgcTAGTCCATGCCGTTCGTTCCCGCGAAATGTCTGAAAGTAAACAGTGGCCAGGGCTCACACACggacccacacacacacacactcgcaagCACGCATGTCGAGGTGACGCTGAGTCGGAATCGGGATTATTTTGTGATCTGATCGCAGTGCATTGCGTTCTTGTGTGTGGCTGGCGAGCTTCATGGCAACTGGAAGATGAATCCGTCGTGACACTTACAAGTAGCTCGCAGTCTGAAAAAGTGCGGAAATCAAAGCCAACATGTTTTGATGCTGCTCTTCGCATCGCAACGCatctggtttttgtttgtgtgggGGTGCGGCAAAAGGCGCtaagccaacaacaacaatcgtGAACACACCGTTTCTGTGATAGAAAGTCCGTTTGCAAAAAGTGCGtaacaaatagaaataaaaagtaatttagcCATGTATTTTACTGCCAAAAGCAACctgtaaaattgaattcagtTGCATATAAAGCACACTTAACCCGTGTGTGTATCTGCTGCTTTTTCGCCAAACTGCCCCACAATTTGCAGAcacaaaattagttttttactcctaGAATAAAAACCCCACAGATcgttataagaaaatatatgttttttttgtggaaaATTGCCATAGATTTTTAGTGTTGTATGGCAGAGATCACTATTTTCCGGCCAGTGTTGGTAAACCCGTAGTAATCAATAGTGCAGTTAGCACTGCAAATCATCCTGGCTTTTGAGGTTACAGTTTTGACAACCCGCATTAATGACTTACTCCGGTTTCCCCACAGCATGACTTACGAACTGCCCCCCATCATATTGAAAGGCAAAGAACTGATAAAATACCGGCACCTCAAGCGAAAGTATCCCGTGTCCAAGGGCTTCCTGCAGAGCAACTGGTGGAACGTCGAGAGGTTCATAGTGTACGCCCTCAGTCCCCGCTGTGTCATCAGAAGCTATGCGTGGCGCCGACGGCGCACCCACCGCGTCCGCATCATCCGGCGAGTCCGCATCCTGCTCTTCGATCCGCGTCTCAAGCGGATGATCAAACGCCGCCTGCAGAACGTGCGCCAGTGGTCCAGGAGCCTAGTTGGTTACTACAAGAAGATGGGCAGAATCGTAGAGCATGAAGAGACGGAGGTGTACCGCGTGGCAGAACCTCTGGGAGCCGAGGAGCTGTCCAAGCAGAtgaagcagcagctggagctgctcaAAACGGGCAAGAGAAGTCTGTCGCTCATTGAAGAAACAACTGCCATTGTGGAGGTGCCGCCTAAGAAGCCTAAGCAGATGCCCGATATCACCGAGGAAGCCAGGGTCATTAATGATAGCGATGATCGCCTGGATGCAGCGCCCTTCAAGGAGGCTTCCGAAAGGACACCCACAAAGTCGCCCGCGCAATTCGCCGCCTCCGAGGATATGCCCAccccggccacgcccagcaAGGAGCAAAGTGGCCAGACCAGCACTTGCTCCAGTGCCGAGAAGACAGACAAAGCGGAAAAGGCCGGCGGCGGCAGTAAGTTCCTGGACATGCTCATCAGCAAGGTGCGTGTAAAGAACTTTGCGCGGGAGGACAACATGCCCACTGAACCCAGTGCGGTCACATTTTGCACATCCGAGGACGAGGGTAGCGAAGACTTCGTGGGCTTCGACGAGAGCGTTCATCAGCCGGGCATGCTGCTCACGCCGCTGGTGCCGAACAAATGCAAGACCACGGAGGGTAACTCCGCCTTTGTCAGCGAGTCCCTGGACGCCTACATGCGGGAGCATCATATCAATGACTCGGACTCGCAGCAGGACGACAAGGACAAGTTGCTCGAGCCCATGGGACACGATGGTCAGGTCACTTCGCACAGCATGCCGCCACCGATGGACATGCCAGCCGTTCCAGAGGCACTGCAGCGTCTGAGAACGGTGGCGGAGAGGCGGCAGTACTTGCAGCGTTGCAAGAACCACAAGATGGGAATCATCAACAACGAAGCCAATGTATACAGAGAGCTGCAGCGGAAGCAGCGCCAGCGAAAGGTGAAAATCGGTGCCATGCAAGCGCTTCAGGCTTCCGACTCCCAAATGCCATTCACCCGCCAAGGTTGGCAGGCGGCCAGTTATGTGGCCACCGAGCACTCCAACTACTACTATCAGGTGAGTTTTTGAAGGACACTTTTATTTGGTCTTTTATCAATCAATTCCATATTTTCCAGGTAATACAAGTGGATGGGGAGATGGTGCGCCTGCCAGGCGCCCAGGGCAATAATTTAAAGCGCGAGAAATCTCCTTACTTAAGCAGACTCAGTCGCAAGGAAGAGGAGAAACTGAAGTGCAGCAGCCAGTGCTTGGATGCCCGCATTCTTCAGGAACTGAAAGTGATTCCCACAAGAGTGAGCCCACCAAGGAACCCCAAGATCCTCAACCAGTATCCGCTGCCCGCCATCTTCCGCCCCTGCCCCTTATCCAAGAAACCGCTGCAGAGGCCGCTGGACGATGACACGGCCGCGTTGCTTCTCGCTGGGGGCAGCATGGCCGTGGTGAGCATGCCAAATGTGCAGCTTGATGTGATGCCGCAGCTGGGCCGACCACTGGACGAAATCGCCAAGCGGTATCTGCAGCACATACTGCCCCATCACGACATAACGCGGGAGTGGGCCGAGTTTAGTGTATCTACGCTGCAGGCGCCGCCCGCCAGCATGAAGGATGCAGAGGAGCAGGCTGCCCAAACACCAGCTGGTCGTCGAAAGAGCTTCACCTTCGTTATTCCCTATCTCAACGATCGGAATCACATTCTCGTGCGCCGCGTGGTGGACCGATCCGAACACCTAGACAAAAGCTTTAGAGAGGAGCCCAATAAGCTCCAAGAGTTCGCTTTCCGAGATGTGCTTCCACCTCAGCCGGATGCCGAAATTCTGGCCTGCGCAGACATGATCAACGATATGATCAACACTGTGGCCATCAGCTGCAGCGAGAACAGTTTCATAAGCGAGGACCCGGACGCGGTAGGTGATAGCTCGTTGGCCAGGTCCTCCGATCCGAGTCCCGCGAAGGAGGAGGCTGGCAAGGATGCGGATAAGTCGGGCGCCAAGCCAAAGCGACTGCCCAACAAGCAAAAGCGTCTGGCCAACGAACTGAGGCGATTAAATGCCACCATCATAGACGCTGCTGCCAGAAAAGCAGATGGTAAGTTGTCTTATTACTACCTGCTACTAAATAGTAAATCTGGATTACTTTCTTCTCCAGCTAACAAACCTTGCAGTAAGGATCACTGTCAGCTGGGCTGCCTATGCGCCAGCTTGGCAGGTACAGAGCTACCTGTGCGGGATCACTGCGGCAGGGCAGAGTGTGTTCTGGATTGCCGTTGCCTGAGTTCAGAGCAGGGTCGTGTCGTGCGCGTGGAAGCCGCAGATGTAATACTCAATatattaccattttatttgaCTATAAACTAATATGCTGTACTTTTACACAGGGGCGCGGAATTTCCAACGAAGATGCTTTCAACCTGCGCCGCAAGGCCACAGCACGACTGGCCAAGATGGAGAAGGACTTTACCTCTACGCTGGTGCTCACCGACAATGAAACGCTGCTGATCAATGAGTCGCAGGGCGACAAGAAGCGACGCTGCACAAAGGCGCCGAAGCGCTATGAAGACTTCGATGACTCCATGTTCGACGAGGAGGAAAAGGAAGTGGTATCGCCCACAACcaagaaacaaaagaagatcgccgctgctgctgcggctgccgctgcggctgctgctgcagcggccgCTGCCAGTGCAAAGGTATCGGCTCCTGCTCTAAGCGAACCGTGCTATGTGAAGGACACGGACCTGGCCAAGTTGAGGCATTGCTTTGTGGGACTACGACGCTTGTCGAATGTAGACAACTTGGCCACGTTCTGCATGACCCACCAGCTTTATAAGTGCTTCTGTGGCGGTGACTCTCCAGATGGCAAGCCTGTGGTAATCGAAAAGGAACAGTGGAACGCACCAGTGacccactttaatccggatCTAGCTGTCAGGGCTCACTACAGCTTCGAGCGTCCGCCGGAGGAGACTTCGACCAAgaagaaaggaaaggaaaagaagCCCAAACCTAAGCTGGAGCCGAAAACGATCGAAGAGGGTCCGAATCCACAGAATCAGGCAGTGGAGAGCCTTCCGGACAAGACTGAACCCAAACAAGAACCGAAACCAGCTGATTCCCTGTTCAAGGATGAGACTCCTACCCAAAGGTCAATGGAGTTGGATGCGATTTTCAACTACTTCCGTAAGCGTCAATTTCTCTGCCGGCGAGCCGTTTCCATTCCCATGAGCTCTTACCAACGCCTTAACCAAAGACGGGCGGAACGTGTGCGACACCAAATAGCTCGCCAGGAGACTTCAGAGACGGCTGAGCTGCTTAGGATGCGCATTCAGAGTGCCGTCATTTACTATCGCAAGGAAATCGATCGGCAACGAAAGCGGGAGCTGACCAAAAAGCCTGTCCAAACTTCCGTCATAGAAGTGCGGAACGATTCCGATGCCAGCGATGCTAGTGTGTGCCAGAAGAAGAGTGAAACCCCCATCAAGGGGTCGACTCCTGGCAAGCGCA
This sequence is a window from Drosophila teissieri strain GT53w chromosome 2R, Prin_Dtei_1.1, whole genome shotgun sequence. Protein-coding genes within it:
- the LOC122614906 gene encoding uncharacterized protein LOC122614906 is translated as MTYELPPIILKGKELIKYRHLKRKYPVSKGFLQSNWWNVERFIVYALSPRCVIRSYAWRRRRTHRVRIIRRVRILLFDPRLKRMIKRRLQNVRQWSRSLVGYYKKMGRIVEHEETEVYRVAEPLGAEELSKQMKQQLELLKTGKRSLSLIEETTAIVEVPPKKPKQMPDITEEARVINDSDDRLDAAPFKEASERTPTKSPAQFAASEDMPTPATPSKEQSGQTSTCSSAEKTDKAEKAGGGSKFLDMLISKVRVKNFAREDNMPTEPSAVTFCTSEDEGSEDFVGFDESVHQPGMLLTPLVPNKCKTTEGNSAFVSESLDAYMREHHINDSDSQQDDKDKLLEPMGHDGQVTSHSMPPPMDMPAVPEALQRLRTVAERRQYLQRCKNHKMGIINNEANVYRELQRKQRQRKVKIGAMQALQASDSQMPFTRQGWQAASYVATEHSNYYYQVIQVDGEMVRLPGAQGNNLKREKSPYLSRLSRKEEEKLKCSSQCLDARILQELKVIPTRVSPPRNPKILNQYPLPAIFRPCPLSKKPLQRPLDDDTAALLLAGGSMAVVSMPNVQLDVMPQLGRPLDEIAKRYLQHILPHHDITREWAEFSVSTLQAPPASMKDAEEQAAQTPAGRRKSFTFVIPYLNDRNHILVRRVVDRSEHLDKSFREEPNKLQEFAFRDVLPPQPDAEILACADMINDMINTVAISCSENSFISEDPDAVGDSSLARSSDPSPAKEEAGKDADKSGAKPKRLPNKQKRLANELRRLNATIIDAAARKADANKPCSKDHCQLGCLCASLAGTELPVRDHCGRAECVLDCRCLSSEQGRVVRVEAADGRGISNEDAFNLRRKATARLAKMEKDFTSTLVLTDNETLLINESQGDKKRRCTKAPKRYEDFDDSMFDEEEKEVVSPTTKKQKKIAAAAAAAAAAAAAAAAASAKVSAPALSEPCYVKDTDLAKLRHCFVGLRRLSNVDNLATFCMTHQLYKCFCGGDSPDGKPVVIEKEQWNAPVTHFNPDLAVRAHYSFERPPEETSTKKKGKEKKPKPKLEPKTIEEGPNPQNQAVESLPDKTEPKQEPKPADSLFKDETPTQRSMELDAIFNYFRKRQFLCRRAVSIPMSSYQRLNQRRAERVRHQIARQETSETAELLRMRIQSAVIYYRKEIDRQRKRELTKKPVQTSVIEVRNDSDASDASVCQKKSETPIKGSTPGKRIKLQTEEPPAQEKPAHKLDIQVPRIAACYSLNAASVDVLASEMANEAAAAAAATGSSHGSAETDSPNFRSFYNEVVKNMNTLVSKKMQDIDLALQRESKIIPSPNEEILCIIKWTNFLAAFESGFVFIWDVQMKTHSFLAATTTNLMPSVCGAIGVVNTKFAPDPQALPLMARMLMNSTRNENTNRLAVVMQGRQSFWLVKGFLRHMEGNACTKPTPMTHPLLTKKINVLCSLLVKQRIREHQKKLQGGGSLSSEALSSPTADVPPPTSLLMKHRSRDLKRKSQSDESSSSAPSMAKSSKPAAAGCPETATVAPTTSTALASALSPATSTHSVASAKTSPASTKSKSSASGIRSNIEFRKVNHNDVDELQIPELHKTDHRWVVLDIFDDFSHIFVPSFSDMISLTRIHSVMEVAEERQKVVKLQFFPNAPYDAFVTPSSKKKIYFGPLSLDMPPPVLVLLQSVDRKMMLREVYQREHSIPVQRHRRSMAFWVLHINGQVHFEIDTESTAKLAAQHKNSTATSGLNVVKIPSQLSVEIEKCQEEVPPVVIIDSDEEDDDAERQLVIDEQDDQLAVTDIKQEVERTGFTIQTLPSSGALQITISDSAEPSLRPAKDATASHLSSGFMPFIANVPAKIGETAPTTQYLTPQVQVTTSASDPETVTTSSSTHLQAAKIAYTKINESLQELLSSGNTLTPGGITITKLDGNEKTLPRESVQSANNNKRIAITGIPKQVTKAAPSTATVPAARAPVIRPQSSPVSKGLAVRPGATGPNTLVRLYPKPATAAGRKSLPVNAKSSVVTARQSLPVETPAASAKLPTVGDPSARVSLPSKPPAAGEHLPPRQSLPAHPPAAARPDAVAASGQNLSNVSTAQLAQEETCYGIMVAKGLPRFRAKVQGSHFMVKIPEHGVFRFKTFGLTASFLSRHVAKDPKLKEFLPAQWKFHALEVNKQVPSRNQQSPAAIVIED
- the LOC122614254 gene encoding 28S ribosomal protein S17, mitochondrial, translated to MSRRGLLLMGQCMPCIKQNASKIRIRRMELDKNLNMYFKKDEFFFAHDPQKVCKTGDVVLIRELPERLTRLITHNVEKVVYPLGDITDPLTGKKVVVGKYREDIEMANQLFGKSEKAFDYEKAPPRGRLEGTKDFTHGETYIKYHEDGKDQPFAV
- the LOC122612662 gene encoding H/ACA ribonucleoprotein complex subunit 4 encodes the protein MADVEVRKEKKKKKIKEEPLDGDDIGTLQKQGNFQIKPSSKIAELDTSQWPLLLKNFDKLNIRSNHYTPLAHGSSPLNRDIKEYMKTGFINLDKPSNPSSHEVVAWIKKILKVEKTGHSGTLDPKVTGCLIVCIDRATRLVKSQQSAGKEYVAIFKLHGAVESVAKVRQGLEKLRGALFQRPPLISAVKRQLRVRTVYDSKLLDYDESRNMGVFWVSCEAGSYIRTMCVHLGLVLGVGGQMLELRRVRSGIQSERDGMVTMHDVLDAMWLYENHKDESMLRRVIKPLEGLLVNHKRIIMKDSSVNAVCYGAKITLPGVLRYEDGIEIDQEIVICTTKGEAICLAIALMTTATMASCDHGVVAKIKRVIMERDTYPRKWGLGPKASAKKALIAAGKLDKFGRPNENTPKEWLTGYVDYNAKKAAAQEVTPSNGSSEPSKRKLSTSSVEETAAVAGSDETPSKDKKKKKKKHKGDEEAPEAAEEEAEPVEKEKKKKKKKDKDREKDEAQE